DNA sequence from the Alkaliphilus metalliredigens QYMF genome:
AATCGTGTTTAGCCGATGGGCGATGACGAACACGGTTTTTCCCTGCATCAAGCGCTTGAAAGCACGCTGGATTTCTCGTTCATTATCTGCATCCAGACTGGAGGTGGTTTCGTCCAGCAACACAATGGGGGCGTTTTTCAAAAGTGCCCTGGCTATGGAAACCCTTTGCCGTTCCCCGCCCGAAAGCGTTGAGCCTCCTTCTCCGATTACCGTATCATAGCCCTGTTCCATAGCGACTATCAAGTCGTGGCAGTGGGCAGCTTTTGCAGCCTCGATAATTTCATCCTCTGTGGCCTCAGGCTTACCGATTTTAATATTGTTACCCACGGTATCATGGAGCAGGTACACATCCTGAAACACCACCGCAATTTGAGAAGCCAGTGCGTCCGGCGAAACGTCCTTGATGTCCTGCTGGTTTATTGTGATACTGCCCTCCGTAACATCCCCAAAACGAGAGATCAGGCTCATGATTGTTGTCTTTCCGGCTCCGGAGCGGTGTTTGCAATATATAAACCTAATCCATGATGTCCAGTTTTTGTTCTACTTTCATTTTCCATAAAAAACTGCTCTTTTCCATACCTTAACATCTTTTTAGAAAAACCGTTGCCCTGATCTATTACTTGGATAGTTAGTTCACAATTATCCGCGGCACCATACATGGCAATAGTTGATCCGTTTGGAGAAAAGTCAAAAGCATTTATAATAATATTCATCATTGCACGTTCTAATTCATTTTCATTTCCTTTTATATATTGATTTTCTTCAATATCTATTTTCCAAACTAAGTTAATATTTTTTATTTTACTTAAAGCCTCGCTTTGACTTTTTAAAGAATTTAGCACTTTTATAACCTTGATATTTTCATTTGGATGTTCTTTATCAATTTCATTTTTTGTAAAAGTCAATAATTCTTGAATATATTCATGCATTTGTTCACTGCTTTCCTTTATATAATTGCAGTAGTTTTTTTGCTCCTTCGTCAATTCTGTTTCCTTAAGTAATTCGGTATTACCTTTAACTATAGTAAGAGGGTTTTTTATATCATGAGCCAAAGCTGAAACCTGTTCCCTCTTTTGCTTCTCTAATAACCATTGTTCCTCCAACGCAATCTTTAAAGAGTTTTTCATCTTTTCAATCCCTTTAAGGACCATACCTATCTCTTCTATATTACTATTGCCTACGTTAAAATCTAAGTTCTGTTCTTGTATTTTTTCCGTTGTTATTAGAAGGGCTTTTAATTCACTATTAACCCTTTTCGCAAATCTATTAGACCACAAGACAATTATTGTAATAAGTTGAAGAAAAAACAAAAATATAATAGCTACTTCTGCATTAGGTAAAACGCTCCTCAATTTTTCACTTCTAAAATGCATAGTTAATGGATAGTTAATAATCAATATATCCTTTTCTCTTGCAATACTAATAATATAATTTGATAAACCTATTGACTTATCCCCTTTACTATAACTATCCCAATTTATTTTTTTATTCTCTGAAGAAAAATTTCCATATAAAAAGTGTCCATCTTCTGAATAAACGCCAAAACTACTCATTGGTGTTAATAAATCCATTGTTACCTTAGGTGTATTCTTTAGTTCCTCATAATTCTTTTGAATCACTTTTTCAGAATAATTTGCTGGATACACCATTGAGGCTGAAGCAAATAGGGAATAATTAACTAACAATAAAATAATAATTAAAACCATATAGAACCTTTGTCTTTAGGATATAAAAATACTCCTTTATAGGATAAGATTTTCTCTCTTGTAATTACTTGAGCAGAAATAATAGCTAGCATTCCTGGAAGAAACATAGTATACCACCAGTTATATGCTCCACTTTGACCTCCACCCCATAAAACACATAATAAAAGTGTAAATAATGGTGCGATCACAACAAAATTATTCGTAGTTGTTCTTTTACTCTTTTGAAACTCTGCTTCATTCCCATAGAAAAATTTTTTACTTTCTTTTTACCTGAAATGATTTTCGAGTAATATTTCTCCGGAGGATGGTTTCATAATGCCTGTAATCATTTTTAATATAGTTGATTTTCCTGCACCATTTGGTCCGAGTAAACCATAGACAGAATTCTTCCTAATAGATAACGAAACATTATTTACAGCTATTTCATTCTTAAACTTTTTGGTTAAGCCCTTTACCTCTAAAATATAATCTGACATCTTAATTACCTCCTAATTTCATCTTGTATTTAATCCATAATTAAATTATAAAAGGTAATTATAAGGATTCTGTAAGGATTTATAATAAATATAGAATATTCAAGCTGTATAGTTTCATACAAATACATGAATGAGCAGAAAATATCAAATATTGTTCTATCCTTTCTTGTAAAATAAATATGAAAGGTAAGGTGATTATTTTGAAAACAACCACTGCTTATTATAAAAATTTTGAAGGAGACAGCTATCAGATTGGAGTATCGCTTGGAAAATGGGCGTTGTCCCAGCCTGAAATGCTCAAAGCCATGTTGCTTCCTGCAAATGCGTACCCTCAAAAAAAATTGCAGGAAATCACAGATCTACTGGATAAATATTGCAGAGGTGCCAATGAGGAAATACAGGGATTTGCTGATACTGTTGGCATTGAGCTCGGTCAAGCATTGTTTTACGCCATGACATATTTAGAGCGCGGATGCAGCTTGATGGCTGCATTACCTGCCAAAACTGAGGAGGGACATACTATCCTTGCGAGAAATTATGAGTTCTCCGATGAAATGTAGGAGAAATGTGTCAAAAACAGTTTACTGGAGGAAAATACGCACGGTTTACCCACACCGGCAAGGTAGATACATTGCTTCAATCCTATCAATATATCTGGGGAACATGGCTATTTGTCAGCAATGTAGAGTTGGAAGTACAGGATGATTTTGAATGCTATAATGAACGGTTTCTAGGCGCAGATAACCTTCAATCTCAGATTGATATTTATTTTCCGATTAAATAGTGGCTATAAAATGAGTCCTGAACGAACAGAGATGTATTGTCTGTTCTTGTATAAAAAACGGCACACAATGATAAAGCCGTTGCATCTTTAATACGATGCAACGGCTATTAACATTATAATGCGAGTATAGTCCAGTCCATACTCGCATAAAGGCAAAGGCAGTGGTCTAATTTGTTTCATATCGTATCTCCTTAGAATTTATATTTGCGTGGTGATATTTGGATTTTTGTATAGTATAATAAAATTAAAAATCAAGTCGCCTTTGGTGATAAGGCCGTCGCTCTTTATCAAAAAGCTTTTGATCCTGACATTCTCAGTAGTTACCCAAATAGTGATGGCACATTTTTTCATGCTGAACTTGATATTCAGGGAGAGATATGAGCAGTCGCAGAACGCAATTCAGCACATGCCATTGAGGGTGAAACCATTACAGGCAATGTCATGCAGTTTTGTTTGGATTATGGCGAAGGCAATGAGGGTATGGTAAGAAAAGCATATGAAGCACTTAAAACAGATGATAAAATCATCATCCCCCTTGCGCTACGTGAATATAGTCCCCTCATGGTAGACTTAATTGACAAATATGGCATCCGTTGGTGTCTTTTTGATTTCTAAAATTCAAGATCGAAAACTTGCCTTTATTGCAAAAGCTGGTTTCCCATTATAGGAGACCAGCTTTTGCAATCATTATCCATCTGTTTTTTTCTACTCATTTAAAAAACTCACGTGATTTACATTTAACTTTTGATAGATAATTACTAGAGGTATACAAACAACACGGTATGCTCATAATCTCCCTGAAATTCGAATTCACTATACACATTTTTCAAACATTGGTTCAATATACTCTCTAATCAGTTTTATTCTATCCTTAGCTCGTGGCATAGAAAGAGAAGCTATCGAAACTAGCATTTGATTTTTCTATTGACATAAATCACATTTCCACCATCTCCTAAAGCTGCATAGATATGTTCTTTATCATCAACAATCCACCACAGATAGCCATACGACAGCCTTCTTCAGCGACTATGTTCCTTTGTACTCTCATCTATCCACCATTCCGGTATAATTTGTTTCTCATTCCACATTCTGCCATTTAAGTACAATTGACCTATTTTTGCCATATCCATAGGGGTCAAAATAAGACCCCAGCCTGCTGTATTTATCCCTTGCGAGTCGACAACCCAACCGCTAACATTATTATCTTGGAAAAACGCAATATGTTCTTCTTTATTGCGTAACACCACATTGTGTTCAATGACAATCACCGAATTGCCACTGGCAACCAGCTGATCTAATAGCTTTAATAGCAATGCCGTATCATACAGGCTAAGTCCCGTCGTTGGTTCATCTAACACATAGAGCATATTGCCCTTTAACTGCCGTCCCAGCTCTTTGGCAAGCTTCACTCTCTGTGCCTCCCCACCACTTAAAGACGAAGATGGCTGACCAAGTGTTAAGTACCCCATTCCCATCTCCTCTAAGATACGCAGAGGTTTCACAATGCTATTTAGATCTACAAAGAAGAACAAAGCTTCGCCAATGCTCATCTCTAATACATGGATAATTGTTTTCCCTTTATAGTCTACCAAAAGACTTTCTTCATTAAATCGTTTGCCATGACACGTTTGGCAGAGCTTATCTACGGAAAAATCAGAGGTCAGAAAGATCCTTTCATAACCACTCCCCCCACAGTCTAGACATGCTCCTTTCGAATTAAAAGAAAAATGTCCGGCACTCATATTTCTTATTTTTCTTCCGGCTGTTCTGCAAAAAGTTCCCGGATTTTATCCCCGATACCAATATAAGAGACGGGTGTAGAACTGGTGCTTCTTCCAATGGGCTCTTGGGATATATTTACAAAACTACTAATCTGATCTATACCGGTTAGCCCAGTTGCATGACCATATTTCCTGGCACTGGCAAGACGTTTCAAAAGCGTCTCCTCAATCAGAGAACTCTTACCACTTTCGGATAATTCAGCAATACCAACCATGGCATGAAGTGGAAATACTACTGTTAAGTCTTTTAAATAATGGGTATTGCCATGTTCCAGGGTAAGACAGTCTTCCTTATCAAACGTATCCCTTCTGACCTTCCTCTCTGACATTGTACATTTTCCAAAAATATACTTGCTAAGCAGAGTATCTACTTTCTCATATCCTCCATAACCACCCTGGTAGACCACCGTTCCACCTTCTATTCCTGCTTTCGGACCAATCTCGATAATATGTTCGGCATAACAAATGAATTTTTTGTTTAAAAGATACACCATGCTATAATAAAAACAGAGCATCACAAATATCGCAAGGGCTGGTGAATATTATGGAATTAAAACAACTGCAGTATTTCCAGGTATGTGCAGAGCAAAATTCATTAACCAGAGCAGCGGAGATATTGTATACGACACAACCTAATGTCAGTATGGCAATCCGTGCATTGGAAAAAGATGTGGGGGCAAAGCTGTTTATTCGAAAATCTAAAGGTGTTGAATTAACAGAGTGTGGCAGAAGAATTTATGATTATGCTATGAACGTGCTCAAAAATGTAAATTTAATTTCGGAGACTGGACGCATGAGCGATCAGATGACCTTTAGCATTGCTACTAATCCCAGTAGCAATATGGCCGTTCTCTTTTCACAGTTTTACCAAAAAAACAACTCATCTGGAATCCATTTTCGCTATACAGAGTGCGGTGCTGAACAGATGATTGAGATGCTCCATGACAGAAAATATGAACTAGGATTTGTTTTTGTGGCCGAGAATAAACGAAGGGCGTTATCTCAAATTCTGGAGAGGAAGCATCTAGAATTCATTCCCTTAGTGATGACAGATATGGTTCTATATGTAGGAAAAGAGAATCCACTATATGGCAGGTCGTCTATCCTCCCCCAAGAACTCTTGAGTCTTCCCTTCGCTCAATTGGAGGAGGATTATTTTACCATAAATGATATGTTGGAAAGTTTGATGCCAAATCAAGTTAATGGGAATATGTTAGAGCGTGTCATGGTGACGAACAGCAATCATGTCATGATTCAAATGCTTAAACATACAAATTTATGTAATCTTGGTAGCTACTGGCTTAGAGACGTATATCGACAGTATGATTTTCAGCGCATTACTATCTCAGGATTTGAGGAAAAGGTTATGTTTGGATATCTGAAAGCCAGAATGGAGCCCCTAACTCCTATGGGAAAAGCTCTCCTTTCTTTTGTGGAGAAAGCTCTCAATGAGGAAAATGTAAATCTGACATAGCATATATAAAACATGATATAAGGATTTTTTATATCATAGGATATAAAAAACCTAATATACCAGATAAAATTTACGAATGATATAATGATTTTGAGATATTATAAAAGTTCCGTTGGATTTTTGGAGGTATATAGATGGGGAGTAAAATTTCTAGACAAACAGAACTATCCATGACGGAAGGCCCCATTGGCAAGATGCTCTTTATTTATACAATGCCCATACTTACTTCTCAGATATTGCAGCAGTTTTATAGTGTGGCAGACGCAGCACTTATAGGTCAATATGTAGGAGTAAATGCATTAGCCGCTGTAGGAATCTCAAGCTTGCTTTTATCCGTAATTATAAATTTTTTCATTGGGATTTCTACTGGAATCAGTGTATTGACTTCACAGCTATTTGGAGCAAAGGAGTATGATAAGCTTAGAGATAATATATCTACTTCTATACTTCTTTGTATAGTAGCAGGTATTGTGATGACCGTAGCAGGACTGGTAGGTACAGATTATTTCTTGGCATGGCTACAGACACCGGGTGAAATCTATCCCTTAGCTCAAATATTTCTACATATCTGTTTTTGGGGAATGGTACCACAGCTTTTATTCAATATCGGAGCAGCTATACTTCGATCATTAGGCAATACTCGTTCTTCTTTGTGGTATCTTGTTCTATCGTCCACGACAAATCTAATACTAAATTTCTGGTTAGTCGCAGGCTGGAATATGGGGATTACAGGTGCGGCACTGGCAACAGTTTTGTCACAGTGGTTATCCGCCCTACTGGTTGTTTCTAAACTATTCAGACTGGATAAAAGATATGCTCTATCCATATCACTGATGAGGTTACAACAAGATGTTTATAAAGAGTTATTATCCAAAGGACTTCCATCCGGTATGCAGGCTATATTTATGAGCATTTCTTCTTTAGTCATTCAGACTTCTATTAATTCCTTTGGCACAGTGGCTGTGGCAGGAATGATCCTATATGCACGTATAGAAGGATTTTTGTATTATCCACTTTTTTCCTTTGGGATGGCTGTCACAGGATTTGTGGGGCAGAACATGGGGGCGCATAAAGAAGATAGAATACATCGAGGAATGTTTCTTGCAATGATAACATCAGTTCTTTTTTCAATTGGTATGAGCATTTTGTTAATCTTCTGTTCGGAACCTGTGCTGAAAGTTTTTACAAGTAATCAAGCAGTAATAGAAAGCGGAAGACAGGCCATCCTATATATTTTTCCTTTTTATTTTTTATACGGAATAAATCAAGTTTACATCGGCGCTATTCGAGGACTTGGTGATACTTCGTACCCTATGATAACCTCGCTATTATTCTATTGCATCTTTCGGGTGACCTTTTGTACGGGAGTGTTGCCATTGTGGCATGATATGAGAGTGATCTATGCCGCATATGACATCAGTTGGATGCTTATAGTAATTCTACTATATTTTCGATTTGAAAAATTGAGTCATAAACTACTAAATGATATTATCATAACTACTTGATCACTAAACTTTAAGGAGCATTTAGTATGTTCCCATAAAGATCCCATCCATTAATTGGTAAATTCTAAAATAAGGTATCATCATAAAAAGACCACTGAAAAATGATAGTAACACCGATAAAATTAGCCAGTATTTGTCTTTACCTGCCCATGTAAGCAGGAGTAATACAGGATTTGTTTTTTTCTCCTTCACTTTGACCATCCTTTCTGCTTAAATTTCCTTTAGTCCAATTACTTTCGTTTTTTTAATATACATCTGATTATCCTCCAAATTTAGTATATATATTGGTATTCACCTTAAAAGATAAGTCACGTCTTTTGCCCGTGCTGCGTATGGCTGCGGCTGTAAATAAGATGGTGGATATCCCTAAATTTTCCCTTCAAAAGAGGAATTTGTCTACCTAATTATGTTATACAAAAGAAACATTGTTAAAGCGTCTTTTGAAAGTCTAATTAAAGATGGAAAAGCCAATAAGGAAACCTTTCGACAGTTTTTGTACAAAGTTTATTTATCCGACAATAACATCTTTGATTATTTGAAGGATGACGAAGTATCCATGCTAAATGCGCGTTGGCCCCCAAAATATTCGGCAGGAAATGCACCCCATGTCCCTATCAGGAGGTCAAAAGCAACGTGTTGCAATAGCCAGTGCCATAGCATCAGAAAGAGAGATAATTATATTTGACGAACCCACAAGTGGATTAGATTTACGACATATGATACAGGTGTCGAATAACCTGAAACAGCTTAAAAATATGGGTAAAACTATTGTAATTATAACCCATGACTTAGAACTCATCTTAAAAATATGTGATTATATTCTACATTTAAGAAATGGAAAGGTACATAAAGAATATTGGCTTGATGAAACAAAGGCCATTAATCTGATGACATTTTTCACGCAACAAGTAATACATAGTGAGATTGTGTAATCATTGAATTCACAATCTCATTTTCCTGCTTTAATCTTTCTTCTTGTTTTTGATACTGAGCAGCAATTTTCATGTGGTTATTTTCATTAATTAAATTTGCAGTTTCTTTAACAGAAAAACCATAGCTCCGATTTAAAACTACCTTTAACAATGACTATTTTGTTTTTGCAGCACTTTCTCCAGCTATTTTTCCAAAAACATTGATATCTAGAAATGCATTACCACCTAACCGATTTGCACCATGAATATGACCGGTTACTTCTCCAGCAGCATAGAAACCAAGAATAGGCTGATCTTCTGCTCCTAATACACGGGCATTCGTATCGATTTTCAGCCCTCCCATTGTATGATGCACCGTTGGGGCACGTTTAGCAGCATAATATGGCGCATTACCCATTTTTTTATCGTATGTTTTTAATCCAAACTCATCTGTCCCACCGTCAACAGTAGCGTTATAGGCATCAAGGGACTTTTGCAAATTACCAGCATCTACATCTATAAGAACCGCTAATTCCTCTAGTGTGTCTGCTTGGTATGTCTTCCCGGTTATCACATTATTTTTTATTGGCTGTTCATCGGGATTGTATCTTGTAGCATCAGCAATAATCCACATAGTACCACCCGGTTGAGCGTAAGTCGCGTCGCATAAGCGGTAAGTCATCACTGCACCAAAACCACCTGTTGCTATAACAATGCCATTTTTAGCAATGATAGCATTAATTATAGTAACCTATAAATGCAATACTTTTAAAACAACCCCGCACATTTGTTTATGGAAACAATGTGCGGGGTTGTATCTATTATAAAGGCTTGTATCATTATGATTAGATTTTGAAGTGGTTAACCTTCGTTAATAGGTCTTCTGCAAGTCGAGCTAATTGATCAGCACTGTGTGTAACTTCTTCCATCGAAGCAAGTAATTGTTCCGAGGAAGCAGCTGTTTGTTCAATACCAGCAGCTGACTCTTCAGAAACAGATGTAATTTCTACAAACGATTGGCTCATTGTTTCGCTATCCTTTGCAATTACAGCTAAATGACTCGATATACTTTGGAACATGGTTACCATAGTACTTACAGATTGATTAATTCCTGTAAACCTTTCACCAGTGATAGTTATTTGTTTAGAGCCTTCTTCCACCACTTCATAACCATTTTGAAGTGAATTCATTACATCATTTGATTCCTTCTGAATACCAGTGACAATTTTTGTAATATCACCAACCGAAGATGTAACCTCTTCAGCTAACTTACGAACTTCATTTGCAACTACTGCAAACCCTTTTCCATGTTCACCTGCTCGTGCAGCCTCAATAGCTGCGTTAAGTGCAAGTAAATTCGTTTGCCCTGCAATCCCTTGAATCACTTCTACTAGCTTTGAAATTTGGTTTGCCTGTTGATCAAGACTTCGTACTTTTTCAACTCCATCTTGTACTATCTGATGGACCATCTCCATTTGAATTATGGATTGTTCCATTGATTCTTGCCCTTTTTCAGTTTGCTCAATGATACCTTGTGACTCATTACGCATGTGTAGGGTACTATTACTAGCCTCAGTTACCTTTTCAACAAAGCCCTCCATTAGCTCAGATATTGTTCCTGAGCTAGTTGCTTGTGATTCTGCTCCTAAAGAAAGCTCCTGCATTGTTGTGGCAATTTGTTTGCTTCCTTCCGTCACCTCGCTTGCTGATTGAATCAAGTATTCACTATTGCTTGACAATTGATCGGTTGCATCAGAAACACTTTTAATTATATCAATTAATGAATCTTGCATTTTCTTTGTGGCATGTACTAGGTCACCGACCTCATCTTTCCTTTTGATAAGGTTTTCAGGCACTGCTTGAGTAAAATCGGCATTAGCAAGTATATTTAGGTGTTTAGATACCTCTGTAATCGGCTTAGCAAGCAGATTGGCTAAGAAAAATGCCGAGACTATGACGAGCAAAACAGCTACTAATATGAGCAACGCTGATGAACGAGCCATGACTTGAATTTCTGAATACACTTCGCTGGTAGGCGCCGTTACTACGATTTTCCATCCAGATTTAGCGACAGTGGAAAATGCTGCAATCTTCTCATCCCCATGGCCATCTGTGTAAGTCACGTAGCCCGTATCGTTGGATAATATTTCCTTCTCAAAAGCTTGCAATGTTTCCTCATTCATACCGACATTGCTATAATTCTCACCTATGATGTCCTGGTCGGGATGATAGATGAAATCGCCATTTGACGATAATAAAAAGCCGAAGCCGGTATCTGCAATTTCAATTTTTCCTACAGTATCAGAAAGTGCATCCAGTCTGACATAGCTGGCAATTAAACCATTAAAATTATTGTCTTGATCAAGTACGGGTACAGCCACAACGATTTGCTTGTTTCCCGTTTCCGCATTTATAATAATATCACTTACTGCGTATTCTTTAGTTTCAGCGACGGCCTTGAAATAATCCCTTTCCTTCAGATTAATACTAGCGACACCGATATTTCCATCCTTGTCCACAACGCTAGCAAGTTCTACATCCGAATCATTTACTTCCAAATGATGCAAAACAGACTGTATGTAATCTAAATCCATTTCTTTAAACTCAGGATAAGCATCGAGATTGTTTGAAAGTTGATCTGCCTTGCTATCAATCCAATCGCTCAGTGAATTCCTATTCAGCTCGGCCAGTGCCGTCTGCTGCTGTTCAATATTATTTTGTAAAAAAGAACTAAACTGACTTGATTGCAAAGCTGCTAAACATAGAAGTGGAATAAGTGCGATGCACAACATACTTAACATAATTTTGAACTTCATGGTCCCAAAAAACTTCATAATATTCATTGTTTCACTCCTCTGTGATGTCTGATTTTTTATATATGGAACATTTACCCCAAAACACCGATAGGTATTAGGGCAATATGTTTACCAAAGTCTTATGTAATGTAATAAACGAAGCACAGCTCTATTTATAATAGTAAAATGATGGAGTAATATGTATTTTTTTGTCGATTTATGTTCATTATATAATCTTACCATATATTTGTAAAGTACTAATAAACAACTTTAAGTCTAATATAATATTGTTCCTGTCACTTAATAATATCTGGAAGAATACAATCACGTAAACCGTCAATAAAAATGGACACGATTACTTATATGATCCATTTTTTGTTTTAGAAAAGTAATTTTCATAATCAGTTTATGAATATTTATGATTTATTTTCCTCCATCGCTCTGCGGATACGATCAGCATTGGATTTTGGCTGTATTTCTGAATAGTATCGATAGCCCTGGATGTTTTTAGCATCATCTTTTTGTGATGGTTTACCAGGTCTATGACGTTCTTGGCTTTTTACTTCAAAGGTGATGTCATAATACTTTACTTTCTTTAAATCCTTTAACTTGATTTTATCGGAGTGATTGCCTTTGCTAGGATTTTAGAGAATATATTCCGACTACCTGCTGCGTGAAAAAGGTCAAGAAAGCCTCCCAAACGATCATCGTTGATTTGCTCTAATGAAATAGGCTGATGGAAAAGTCCTTCAATGTCCTTGTCTTCATAGTATTCTTTAAGTCTATAGATAGGATGATGATCATCGCACATGTTTACAATCATCATCATGGCAAGAACACCATATGGAATTTCCTCGGGTCTACCCGTAGAGCTTGAAAGCGCAGTATTAATCAATGCCGGCACACCAAGTGCTTCACATAGAGTTACAATAAAACCTTCTTTACCAACGTTTTATGTTTCAACGATACTAGGATCAACCATCATGAGAACCTCCTTGAAATATATTCATATGACGGTATTTCGACGCAAAATTGAAAAATCCTTTTTGGAAATTCATTACATTTTAATTCCGTTTTTTCTAATTTAAGTTAAGCGGAATATAAGTTTTATAATTTTTTACGAAACAGAAAAAAACCGGTCAAGGTAAACTTTCACCCCAACTGGCTTGTCAAATTCATTTATTCAATTCTATAATCAATTTTTGTCCCATCAAGCAAATAAGCCTAAATCTTCTTTTTCTTCTTTCATAAGTATATGAATGTGGTTTCCCATCAAACAATAGGCATATATCTTATATTCACTTTTTTTCCTTCCTGTTCTTGGAATTTTTATCACCCTAAGTTATCTTATTATTTTATAAATTCTTCATCAACCGCAAGAACCGTTTCCTTGGTTGTGGTTATAACATGTAGGTTAAGTAAAAGTCATTTTTAAGGAAACCTTTTTAAGTCACTTCTTTTAAATGTCCATTCAGGAGTAGGGATGATCTCTCCCTCAAAGTTTAAAGAGTACCATGGACTCAAGTCCCTATCCATGGGATTTACTAATATCTGTGTTTCTTGAGCTGGCATGTA
Encoded proteins:
- a CDS encoding methyl-accepting chemotaxis protein — encoded protein: MNIMKFFGTMKFKIMLSMLCIALIPLLCLAALQSSQFSSFLQNNIEQQQTALAELNRNSLSDWIDSKADQLSNNLDAYPEFKEMDLDYIQSVLHHLEVNDSDVELASVVDKDGNIGVASINLKERDYFKAVAETKEYAVSDIIINAETGNKQIVVAVPVLDQDNNFNGLIASYVRLDALSDTVGKIEIADTGFGFLLSSNGDFIYHPDQDIIGENYSNVGMNEETLQAFEKEILSNDTGYVTYTDGHGDEKIAAFSTVAKSGWKIVVTAPTSEVYSEIQVMARSSALLILVAVLLVIVSAFFLANLLAKPITEVSKHLNILANADFTQAVPENLIKRKDEVGDLVHATKKMQDSLIDIIKSVSDATDQLSSNSEYLIQSASEVTEGSKQIATTMQELSLGAESQATSSGTISELMEGFVEKVTEASNSTLHMRNESQGIIEQTEKGQESMEQSIIQMEMVHQIVQDGVEKVRSLDQQANQISKLVEVIQGIAGQTNLLALNAAIEAARAGEHGKGFAVVANEVRKLAEEVTSSVGDITKIVTGIQKESNDVMNSLQNGYEVVEEGSKQITITGERFTGINQSVSTMVTMFQSISSHLAVIAKDSETMSQSFVEITSVSEESAAGIEQTAASSEQLLASMEEVTHSADQLARLAEDLLTKVNHFKI